In the Aridibaculum aurantiacum genome, AAGCTTTTTTAGTGAATGGTGAATAGTCAATGGTGACTGTGACATTTATAAATGGTGGCTAAGGTTGCCATGTGAAACGTTGTTAGCTGTTGCAGGTTAGAGTCAGGTAGGTTATCTTGAAGGTATAGCTAATAACGAACAATCTGTTTCTTCAACTAAATCACCAGAAACTTCATCTTTACGAGTTCTCGAAACATCTAGTTATTCTGGTTTACCAGGTCACTAAACAACTTCCGCCTGATGAGCGATTCGGTATGATCAGTCAAATGCGAAGGGCTGCACTGTCGGTTCATTTGAACATTGCCGAAGGTGCTTCTAGAAGAACGGTGGCTGAAAGGAAAAGATTTTACGAGATTGCGAGAGGATCTCTTATAGAAATAGATGCAGCATTAGACGCTGCTAAAGCATTAGGATATTTAGAAAAAATATACACGACGTCAATCGGTGATGCTATGATCAAAACTTTTAAGACCTTAACCGGCTTAATAAAAAGTTGTACTAATTCACCATTGACAATTGACAATTCACAACAATGATTAACAACAGCATCCAACTATTCGAACGAGCTCAGCGCTCTATACCCGGCGGTGTTAATTCACCTGTACGTGCATTTAAGAGCGTAGGTGGTACACCATTATTTATCAAAAAAGCCCAAGGCGCTTACCTGTATGATGCAGATGATAACAGGTACATCGACTACATCGCGTCATGGGGTCCAATGATACTCGGTCATGCTTATGAGCCGGTGGTGAAGGCGATACAAGAATATGCTGAATATTCTACTTCGTACGGCGCGCCTACTGAACTGGAGATAGAGATGGCCGAGCTGATACTAAGCATGGTGCCTAACGTGGATATGATACGCATGGTGAGCAGCGGTACAGAAGCCTGCATGAGTGCGCTTCGTCTTGCACGTGGATATACCGGTAGAAATAAGGTGATCAAGTTTGAAGGTCACTACCATGGCCATGCTGATAGCTTCCTCGTGAAAGCTGGAAGTGGTGTGGCTACTTTCAATATTCAAACTGTACCCGGTATAACAGCCGGTGTTTCTGCTGATACTTTGGTTGCTGCATATAATAATCTTGAGCAGGTACAGCAACTTGTTGCGGAAAACAAAGGAGAAGTAGCTGCCATCATCATGGAGCCTGTTGCAGGGAACATGGGCTGTATACTTCCTGAGGCTGGTTTCTTAGAAGGTGTACGTGCACTGTGCGATGCAGAAGGCATCGTCTTCATCATGGATGAAGTGATGACAGGCTTTCGTCTTGCTCCCGGCGGTGCACAAGAGAAGTTGGGAATAAAAGCAGATCTTGTTACCTATGGTAAAGTGATAGGAGGCGGTATGCCAGTGGGCGCATTTGGTGGAAGAAGAGACATCATGGAGAAGATCGCGCCGCTGGGTAGTGTGTACCAGGCAGGAACGCTAAGTGGTAATCCGATTGCAATGATTGCCGGATATACAACACTAAAGACTTTGAAGGATAATCCTTCTATTTACGCAGAATTGGATGAGAAGTGCAACTACTTAAAGATTGGCTTGAACGAAGTGCTGCAAGCATGGGGACAGCCTTATATTATCAACCAACTAGGCTCGATGATCAGTGTGCATTTTAGCGACCATGCTGTTACTGATTTTGCTACTGCTTCATCAGCCAACAATGCACGCTTCAACCAGTTCTTCCATGCTATGCTGAAGCGCGGCATCTACTTGCCACCATCAGCTTTTGAAGCATGGTTCCTGAATAACGCGCTTACACAACAGGACCTGGATGAAACAATTAGAGCTGCTAAGGAAAGCCTGCAGGAGATAGATTAAAATGTCTAAACAACGGTAGTCTCTAAGACTATCGTTGTTTCTTTTTATACTACTGTAGTCTTAGAGACTACAGTAGTATAAAGCTTATTCTTTACGCCAACCTATACATCTTCCCTGGCAGCGAGATCACCATGTTCTGAAATTCGAGGTTAAGCATAGCGGCGGCCACACTGCTACTGTTTAGTCCGCTGGCGATGTACACTTCATCAATATGCATCTGCTCTTTGTGCTGGAGAATATCCAGAAGTTTTTGTTCGTCCTCGCTTAGATCTACAAATAGTTGCGCTTGTCTCCGTGGCTTCACTTTCTTCTCTTTCCATCCCAGAAGTTCTATCATTTCATCCGCATCGTTTAGCAGTATCGCCTTGTTCTGGCGGATCAGCTCGTTGCATCCTGCACTCTTACTGTCTGTAGTTCTGCCAGGAAAAGCAAATACGTCTTTGTTGTAGCCGTTGGCGAGCTCTGCAGTGATCATGCTGCCACCGCGACTAGCAGTTTCCACTACTACCACAGCATCTGCCATTCCGGCTACTATACGGTTTCTTCTGGGAAAGTTGTGCTTATCAGGTAAGGTGTCTTTTCGAAATTCGGTAAGTAATCCTCCATTCAGCAGCATTTGTTTTGCCAGTGGTTTATGCTGCGGAGGGTATATCTTATCAAGACCATGAGCAAGCACCCCGACTGTTGGCAGGTTGCAAGCTACTGCTGCTTTATGCGATAAAGCATCAATGCCATAGGCAAGTCCGCTTACCACCAGTACATTGTATGGCTGCAGTTTTTCTACCAGTTGCTCAGTAAGCTGCTTTCCATATTCAGTATTGTTTCGTGTACCAATGATGCTTACCACACGTGATGTATTAAGATCAGCATTGCCGCGGTAATATAACAGCGTTGGTGAGTCGTAGCAGTTGAGCAGGCGCTTTGGATAATCTACATCCTGCAGGAAAAGTGGTTGTATATGATGCTTGTGGAGGAATTCTATCTCATGTTCAGCAGCGGTAAAATCATCAAACGATTTGATGGAAGTAGCCCGTACTTCACCAATTCCTTCAATAGTTTCAAGGTGTTTCTGCTTTGCTTTAAAGATGCTATTTGCATCGCCAAATTCTTCCACCAGGATCTTAGCCTGCACAGCACCCACATTTGGCACCATGGTAAGAGCAATCTGGTAAAGCAGGTCGTTGTGCATAAAAAAAGGCAGCATCAGCTGCCTTTAAAATACTGAAAGTCTTTGATTTTAAAATTTGAATGCACTACTAATCTTGCTACTGAAGGTGAAGTGCTCAATAACCTGGTGCGGTACAAGTGTGCGACGCAACCACAGTTGAAGAAGGTTCAACTGCTGGTTACATCATCTTTTTTATGCAATGCATCAAGTGTATCTGCTGGAGTACTGTAAACTCTTCTAAAGCATTTACTGCCCAATGATCACGAACTCAGTGCGCCTGTTCCTGGCTCGTCCTGCTTCAGTTGTATTATCGGCAACTGGCTTGGTCTCGCCAAAACCTTTGTACGAAAGACGCTTGGCATCTATGCCTTTACTAACAAGGTAATCTACCACAGACTTAGCACGCGCTTCAGAAAGCTTCAAGTTATCAGCAGGCTTACCTACGTTGTCGGTGTAACCATTGATCTGCACCTTCAGCGTTGGGTTCTCGTTCATCAGCTGCAACAGCTTGTTGATTTCGATCATGCTGATCGGTTCGAGCTTAGCAGAATTCGTCTCAAAAAGAATATTCTTTAGTACGACCGATGCATTCAGTTCCACCGGCTGTAACGGAATGTCTTTGCGGTAAGTGCTGTCAGGAGGATTGCCTGAAAGCGGGTACAGCTCGCTGAAGAATAAGTAGCCTTTGCGATTCACGGTGAAAGTATAATCCTTGCCTACAGGCAATGTGATGAAGTAGTGGCCGGTCTCATCTGTCTGGATTGTGCTCACGGTTTGTTGTGTGCTGTTGTCCACCAGTTCAATACCACTTGGCAAGCCTTTACCAGTTTTAATATCGTACACCTTGCCTTGCACATATAGCGTTTTGGCTGGACGAACATTAGGACGCAGTTCGAAAGAATATAGATCTAATGCGCCACGGGTATCGCTGCGGTCGCTGGAGTAGATAGCAGTTTTTCCATCGGCAGAAACAAACAGGCTGCCTTCATTCTCGATCGTGTTGATCGGGTAGCCCAGGTTTTCAGGAATGCTCCACTCATTGTTAGGGCCTTTGCGCGTTAAGAACAAATCGTTTTCACCATAGCCGGGAAGACCATTGCTGGTGAAGTATAAAGTAGCATTATCAGCATGAATGAAAGGTGCCTGTTCTTTACCTTTTGTATTGATGTTTGGTCCCATATTCTGTGCTGGTCCCCAGCGGCCATTTGGCTGGCGGTAACTAACATAAAGATCGGCATCACCATATCCGCCGGGGCGGGTACTGCTGAAATACAAAGCTTTTTTATCAGGACTTAAACTAGGAGCGCTTTCCCAGAATTCGCTGTTCACATTTCTGCCAAGGTTCTCAGGCAGGCTCCATCCTTCGGGCGTATAGTAGGAAATGTAGAGGTCAAAATCGCCATAGCCGCCCGGGAAGTTGTACCCGGCAAATAGCAGCCATTCGCCATCTTGCGAAATGTTGATAGCGCCTTTAGATGGCTGCTCGTTGATGACTCCTCCAATAGGTTTTGCCCTGTCGTAAGTGCGATCAGGAAGTATGGTGGATTGGAAAAAGTCTTCCCTGAAGCCTTGGCCACGGCGCGTAAACACCAGCAGGCTATCGTTGATGGTGATAGACGGGTAATATTCTGCTGTTGGCGAGTTTACATTGTCTCCAAGATTTTTAGGAGCAAAAACATAAGTGCCTGCAGGATGTTTCTGCGCGTACTGCACTGCAAATTCGTAGGTGCGTTTGCGATGCTCGCCACTAAGACGGCTGCGATCACTCAACTTTGGAATGGATAAAAAAGAATTGATGGCATCCAATGCTTCCTGGAAGCGACCGAGGCCTGCAAGGTTGATGGAGTACGAAAGATTGTAAAACTGGAAATAGATAGGGTCTACCTGGCGTGCTTTGTCGTAGTATTCAATAGACATTGCATAATCCTTCAGTTCGGCGTATACACCAGCCAGCGAAAGATAGGCGTCAGCATAATTTTTATCAAGATCAATAGCACGTTTAAAAAGTGGGATCGCCTGCGTTAGTTCACCATCACGAATTCGGAGCATGGCTCTTTCGTAGGCGTCAATGGCTCGTTTATTTACTTTGTCGCTGTCATAGGCTTGTGCAAAAGCTCCTAAAGAAAAAGAAGCTAATAGTAGTACCAACAAATATTTCATAGAAAAAAAGAATAGGGCTCAAGGTCGTGAAATATCAGGAATAGGCTTGTTAAAAACAGAAGCGTGGGGGAGGAGGTGTTAGACGTGAGGTGTTAGACTTTAGTCCTGAGGATTTAGGCCTTATCAGTGCTGATGCTTGATATATGATACTAGATCGATGGGAAGAACATTTAGGTAATGAGAATTAAAGTTATTTATGCAGGGGCCAAAGAACCAGAAATCAGAAACAAGAAATCATAAACAAGAAACCAAATCTCAAAATCTCCAAATCTCAAAATCCCCATATCCCCAATCCCCTTACGGCACGTTAATATACTTATGCACCTGCAGGCTTAGTTCCCATTGTGGATGTTGTTTGATGTAGTCGACGATCTGCGGGGTCATGATCATGCTGCGGTCCCACTCAGGCTGCAGGTAAAGCTTACAACCAGGACTTACCATGGCTGCATGTGTTTCGGCCCAGGCAAAATCATTTTTGTTGTAGATGATCACCTTTAGCTCGTTAGCGTGTGCGAGCACCTCTGGCAGTGGAGCACGAAATTTTTTAGGGGAAACACAGATCCAGTTCCAGGAACCTGATAGCGGGTAAGAGCCAGAAGTTTCAATATTGGTTTCAAAACCTTCGGCATGTAGTTCATCAGTAAGTGCATCCAGGTTGTGCATCAGCGGTTCACCTCCTGTTATAACAGCCAAGCGACCCGGTTGTGCAGCGGCTTGTTGTACAATATCATCAACTACCAGTTTGGGATGTTTGTCTGCATCCCAGCTTTCTTTTACATCGCACCAAAAGCAACCAACGTTGCAGCCACCGAGGCGAATGAAATACGCAGCGCGCCCCTGGTGAAAACCTTCACCTTGTATTGTATAAAATGCCTCCATCACAGGAAGCGTCACCATCTCTTTTACCTGCAAAGCCATAGCGGCAAAGGTAGTGGAGGCAGGGGGAAAGCCAATAGCATTAGCTTTTTTTAAGAATTCGGATATGGAGCATGATCTAGCAGGCTTGGTTTTAGAAATCTAAACCTACCACCAAGGAAACTCAAACAGGAGGTAGAGCAGCTATAAGGAACTTTTACTTTTTGCTTTTTTACTTTTGACTTAAACCAGCTTCTATTTGTTTCACCAAAACTTCATCACTCAGTTGTTCCCAATCATCCTCTAACTGAAGCCGTACCGACTGTGCACCGCCAGATGGAGTACATACGACGTCTACTTTTCCGGTGCCATTTCTTTCTTTAGCCTTTTCAGCAAGTTCTTCATTTCCACTTCCTGAGAAAGCTTGTACACATGTCCACTTGGTGTTGTCGGTGCCGGTAACTTCTCGTTGAGCCATAGTTTATCCTTTTCTTCTTGTATATGCGTCCAGTGTGTTCTTCATCAATCCTGCTATGGTCATGGGGCCTACGCCACCAGGAACTGGTGTGATGGCCGAAGCTTTCTGAGATACAGCTTCAAAATCTACATCACCCTGTATGCGATAACCTTTAGCAGTATTTGGATCTGGAACCCTTGTTATTCCTACATCTAAAATAACCGCGCCTTCTTTCACCATATCTGCTTTTACAAATCCTGGTCTTCCCAAAGCGGCTACAATGATGTCGGCACTTCTTGTTATTTCGGCAAGATTGGGTGTATGAGAATGTGTAATGGTAACTGTGCAGTTGCCGTAAAGCAGGTTGCTGCTTAGCAGCACACTCATAGGTCTGCCTACTATGTTACTCCGACCTATAACTACGGCATGTTTACCTTTTGTTTCAATTTTATAGTGTTCCAGCATAAGCATCATACCATAAGGAGTAGCTGGGATGAAAGTTTCCAGCCCTTGCACCAGCCTGCCCACGCTTACCGGGTGAAAGCCATCTACATCTTTTTCCGGGCTAATGGAATTGATCACTTTTGACTCGCTGATCTGCTTAGGCAGTGGTAGCTGTACGAGGATGCCATCTATAGAATCATCGTTGTTCAGTTGGTCTATCTTTTCTAATAATTCAGCTTCCGTAATACTTTCATCCAAACGCAGCAGGGTAGAGTGGAACCCGATTTCTTCGCATGTTTTCACCTTACTTGCTACATACGTTTCACTGGCTCCATTATTACCAATAAGAACTGCTGCCAGGTGTGGCGGCCGTTTGCCATCACTTATAAGTTGCTGTGTCTGTTGTTGAAGTGTTGTTTTTACAGCTTTAGAAGCAGCTTTGCCATCGAGTAGTAACATGGCCGCAAAGGTATTGTGTTGTTTGGCTCGTTAAGGCTTATCAATAGCTGTTCTTGAAAAATTAATTTTTGATTGCTTGAAGTGATGTGGTATTTTTCGTTAATAAATCTGACTGCTTGAAACAACTTCTACTAGTCCTGGCTGTATTTATTGTTGGATCAGCACATGCACAAATGGTACGGCAACCGCTATCGGTAAAGTATGCCGGGCTTGGTGCATACAGCTACAATTTCGTCGATCCTTTTTCCATTACATCCAATACTGCGGCCCTGGCTCAGCTTAAATCAGGAGGTTTTGGTGTATACGGCGAACGTCGTTTTTTGATGCAGGAGCTAAATCAATATTCAGCTGTGGTGGCCTTGCCCACTACCAATGCAGGCACTTTTGCAGTTCAGGGTGATTACTTTGGTTTCAGCGATTTCAACGAGAGCCAGGTTGGATTGGCATACGCACGAAAAATTGCTAAGGCTGTAGATATTGGCGCCAAGTTCAATTACCACATGGTGCGGATAGCGGGTTATGGGAACGCAACCGCAATCAATTTTGAAGTAGGTACTATGTTTCATCTAACAGACAGGCTTCATACGGGCGTACATGTATATAATCCATTGAGTAGTAAAATAGGAACGGAAGGCAATAGCCGTTTGGGATCTATGTACCGTGTGGGTTTAGGATACGAAGTTTCGGACCGGGTGCTGGTAAGTACAGAAATAGTGAAGCAGGAAGATATGCCTGTCAGTGTGAATGCAGGATTGCATTACAATGTGCAGCCAAATATTTTTATTCGTGCAGGTATTTCAACGCATAACAATAACAGCTTTGTTGGTGCAGGTATCCGGTTAGGAACTTTACGGGTTGATGTGAATACTGCCTATCATCCGCAGTTAGGTTTTACGCCAGGTGTATTGCTATTGATCAACTTCAAGAAACTAGAACAACAGTGAGAAAGTTATTACTGATAGCATGTTGTTTTTTCTCGCTAACCGTTTTTTCGCAGGACGAAAACCCGGTGACCGTTGGTAGCAATACCGAACAACAACTGGAAAACCTTGCAGACTTGCAGGAAGGTGAATCCGAAGATGATACTTACCTGCAATCGCTGGTGCAGTTTAGAAGGAATAAGCTTAATATAAATTCGGCAGAGCAAAATGAATTGCGTGAATTAAAGCTGCTGACGGATCTGCAGATCATCAACCTGATAAGGTATCGCCAGCTGCTGGGAAACCTGGTTAGCATATACGAATTGCAGGCGGTGCCGGCGTGGGATGTAGAAACCATTTTGCGTATCCTTCCATTTATAACAGTAGGTACAGTAGTGCCTTTTGGTATAGATATAGGAGAACGTTTTGCTAACGGCAACCACTCACTGTTGATGCGTATGCAACAGGTTTTAGAAAGAAGTGAAGGTTTTAAACGACCAGATACTGTTTTGAACCGTTATCCAGGCAGCCCGCAGCGATTATTTTTTAGGTATAAGTATACGTATAGAAACTTGCTGCAGTACGGTATTGTAGGCGATAAAGATGCAGGTGAACAATTTTTCAACGGAAGCCAGCGATATGGTTTCGACTTTTATTCATTCCATCTTTTTGCACGTAAACTAGGGCCGGTACGGCTGCTGGCGTTAGGTGATTTTACGGTAAATATGGGCCAGGGCTTGATCCATTGGCAGAGCCTTGCATTTAGAAAAAGTGCAGAGGTAATGGCAGTAAAACGGCAGGCGGATATACTTCGCCCTTACAATTCTGCCGGTGAATTTAATTTTCATAGGGGTGTGGGTGTAACGGTAGGAAGCAACAAACTAAATGTGACCGCATTTGGCTCTGTAAAAGAAATGGATGGTACACTTAATTCTGATACGTCAACTACCAATGAAGATTTCATTTCTTCTATTTTAAATAATGGTCTGCATCGCACACCCAATGAAGTAGGAAAGCGCAACTCATTTACCCAAACTACGGTGGGTGGAAATATATCTTATAATTCTACTGGTTTTCATTTAGGGGTTAATGGAGTTGGCTACCGCTTTTCTACGCCGCTCCAGCGCAACCTTCAGCCTTACAA is a window encoding:
- the hemL gene encoding glutamate-1-semialdehyde 2,1-aminomutase, whose protein sequence is MINNSIQLFERAQRSIPGGVNSPVRAFKSVGGTPLFIKKAQGAYLYDADDNRYIDYIASWGPMILGHAYEPVVKAIQEYAEYSTSYGAPTELEIEMAELILSMVPNVDMIRMVSSGTEACMSALRLARGYTGRNKVIKFEGHYHGHADSFLVKAGSGVATFNIQTVPGITAGVSADTLVAAYNNLEQVQQLVAENKGEVAAIIMEPVAGNMGCILPEAGFLEGVRALCDAEGIVFIMDEVMTGFRLAPGGAQEKLGIKADLVTYGKVIGGGMPVGAFGGRRDIMEKIAPLGSVYQAGTLSGNPIAMIAGYTTLKTLKDNPSIYAELDEKCNYLKIGLNEVLQAWGQPYIINQLGSMISVHFSDHAVTDFATASSANNARFNQFFHAMLKRGIYLPPSAFEAWFLNNALTQQDLDETIRAAKESLQEID
- a CDS encoding helix-hairpin-helix domain-containing protein → MRKLLLIACCFFSLTVFSQDENPVTVGSNTEQQLENLADLQEGESEDDTYLQSLVQFRRNKLNINSAEQNELRELKLLTDLQIINLIRYRQLLGNLVSIYELQAVPAWDVETILRILPFITVGTVVPFGIDIGERFANGNHSLLMRMQQVLERSEGFKRPDTVLNRYPGSPQRLFFRYKYTYRNLLQYGIVGDKDAGEQFFNGSQRYGFDFYSFHLFARKLGPVRLLALGDFTVNMGQGLIHWQSLAFRKSAEVMAVKRQADILRPYNSAGEFNFHRGVGVTVGSNKLNVTAFGSVKEMDGTLNSDTSTTNEDFISSILNNGLHRTPNEVGKRNSFTQTTVGGNISYNSTGFHLGVNGVGYRFSTPLQRNLQPYNQFAITGKDWLNYSVDYSYTYRNMHLFGEAAMDKNNSKALLAGMMVNLDQRVDASLVYRNIEKSYQAVYGNAFTESTYPNNEKGLYAGLSVKPYYWLRVDAYADVFSFPWLRYRVDAPSTGSEYMFQVTYRPNKQVEVYTRYRNENKAINLSGLNLPTRETVTRPRQNWRTQIAYKPSRDVTLRNRVELMWFDQQVEERRQQGFLTYFDVAYRPFGKPVSITTRLQYFETEGYDSRIYAFENDVLYSFSIPQFIGKGMRYYVNLNYDVSKKLTMWFRWAQTIYSNQNTIGSGLDRIDGNRRSEVKIQAMYNF
- a CDS encoding 7-carboxy-7-deazaguanine synthase QueE; this encodes MALQVKEMVTLPVMEAFYTIQGEGFHQGRAAYFIRLGGCNVGCFWCDVKESWDADKHPKLVVDDIVQQAAAQPGRLAVITGGEPLMHNLDALTDELHAEGFETNIETSGSYPLSGSWNWICVSPKKFRAPLPEVLAHANELKVIIYNKNDFAWAETHAAMVSPGCKLYLQPEWDRSMIMTPQIVDYIKQHPQWELSLQVHKYINVP
- the folD gene encoding bifunctional methylenetetrahydrofolate dehydrogenase/methenyltetrahydrofolate cyclohydrolase FolD, with product MLLLDGKAASKAVKTTLQQQTQQLISDGKRPPHLAAVLIGNNGASETYVASKVKTCEEIGFHSTLLRLDESITEAELLEKIDQLNNDDSIDGILVQLPLPKQISESKVINSISPEKDVDGFHPVSVGRLVQGLETFIPATPYGMMLMLEHYKIETKGKHAVVIGRSNIVGRPMSVLLSSNLLYGNCTVTITHSHTPNLAEITRSADIIVAALGRPGFVKADMVKEGAVILDVGITRVPDPNTAKGYRIQGDVDFEAVSQKASAITPVPGGVGPMTIAGLMKNTLDAYTRRKG
- the dprA gene encoding DNA-processing protein DprA; translated protein: MLPFFMHNDLLYQIALTMVPNVGAVQAKILVEEFGDANSIFKAKQKHLETIEGIGEVRATSIKSFDDFTAAEHEIEFLHKHHIQPLFLQDVDYPKRLLNCYDSPTLLYYRGNADLNTSRVVSIIGTRNNTEYGKQLTEQLVEKLQPYNVLVVSGLAYGIDALSHKAAVACNLPTVGVLAHGLDKIYPPQHKPLAKQMLLNGGLLTEFRKDTLPDKHNFPRRNRIVAGMADAVVVVETASRGGSMITAELANGYNKDVFAFPGRTTDSKSAGCNELIRQNKAILLNDADEMIELLGWKEKKVKPRRQAQLFVDLSEDEQKLLDILQHKEQMHIDEVYIASGLNSSSVAAAMLNLEFQNMVISLPGKMYRLA
- a CDS encoding OmpA family protein — encoded protein: MKYLLVLLLASFSLGAFAQAYDSDKVNKRAIDAYERAMLRIRDGELTQAIPLFKRAIDLDKNYADAYLSLAGVYAELKDYAMSIEYYDKARQVDPIYFQFYNLSYSINLAGLGRFQEALDAINSFLSIPKLSDRSRLSGEHRKRTYEFAVQYAQKHPAGTYVFAPKNLGDNVNSPTAEYYPSITINDSLLVFTRRGQGFREDFFQSTILPDRTYDRAKPIGGVINEQPSKGAINISQDGEWLLFAGYNFPGGYGDFDLYISYYTPEGWSLPENLGRNVNSEFWESAPSLSPDKKALYFSSTRPGGYGDADLYVSYRQPNGRWGPAQNMGPNINTKGKEQAPFIHADNATLYFTSNGLPGYGENDLFLTRKGPNNEWSIPENLGYPINTIENEGSLFVSADGKTAIYSSDRSDTRGALDLYSFELRPNVRPAKTLYVQGKVYDIKTGKGLPSGIELVDNSTQQTVSTIQTDETGHYFITLPVGKDYTFTVNRKGYLFFSELYPLSGNPPDSTYRKDIPLQPVELNASVVLKNILFETNSAKLEPISMIEINKLLQLMNENPTLKVQINGYTDNVGKPADNLKLSEARAKSVVDYLVSKGIDAKRLSYKGFGETKPVADNTTEAGRARNRRTEFVIIGQ
- a CDS encoding four helix bundle protein, translating into MFLQLNHQKLHLYEFSKHLVILVYQVTKQLPPDERFGMISQMRRAALSVHLNIAEGASRRTVAERKRFYEIARGSLIEIDAALDAAKALGYLEKIYTTSIGDAMIKTFKTLTGLIKSCTNSPLTIDNSQQ